The following are encoded together in the Pseudoalteromonas shioyasakiensis genome:
- a CDS encoding cryptochrome/photolyase family protein: MQYTTLRFIFGDQLNASHSWFKDKSQPDTLYVIAELKQETDYVKHHLQKVVAFFAAMENFANALTKANLNCLHMTLDDTQGDDSLPELLTRLAKHYQCQNIEYQYPDEYRLKKQLADFSQQSEFNVNAVDSEHFLLPFNDIDQHFKPNKPVKMEFFYRAMRKRFNILMDDDNQPRGGKWNFDQQNRNKLKPSDLKEIPEPLCFGHDVSQILKRIEKHKVNTFGECSDTLIWPTTRSEAKQLLDFFCDHLLVHFGQFQDAMTCQSQHQWSLYHSRLSFALNTKMLHPMQVIEQVLTSFDKQPIDIAQVEGFIRQILGWREYVRGIYWQNMPDYASKNALNAKRALPDYFWHGKTNMNCMHHAITQSLQTAYAHHIQRLMITGNFCLLTAIEPSEVDDWYLGIYIDAIEWVEMPNTRGMSQFADGGLIATKPYAASGNYINKMSDYCKHCSYNIKEKATEDACPFNSLYWYFMLEHEQQLSQNPRIGMIYNNWYKQDESVQQATLKRANWCLDNLEKL; the protein is encoded by the coding sequence GTGCAATATACCACCCTAAGATTTATTTTTGGCGATCAACTCAATGCAAGCCACAGCTGGTTTAAAGATAAATCACAACCAGACACACTTTATGTCATCGCCGAATTAAAACAAGAAACCGACTATGTAAAACATCACCTACAAAAAGTGGTCGCCTTCTTTGCTGCAATGGAAAACTTTGCTAATGCACTGACAAAAGCAAATTTAAACTGCCTGCATATGACACTCGATGACACACAAGGTGATGACTCACTTCCAGAGCTACTCACTCGGTTAGCTAAGCATTATCAGTGTCAAAATATTGAGTATCAATACCCAGACGAATACCGCCTTAAAAAGCAACTTGCAGACTTTTCACAGCAGAGCGAATTTAATGTCAATGCAGTTGATTCGGAACACTTTCTACTACCTTTTAATGATATTGACCAGCACTTTAAGCCAAATAAGCCGGTGAAAATGGAGTTTTTTTATCGTGCTATGCGCAAACGTTTTAATATTTTAATGGACGATGATAACCAACCTCGTGGTGGCAAATGGAATTTTGATCAGCAAAATAGAAACAAGTTAAAACCGAGCGATCTTAAAGAAATCCCAGAACCTTTGTGTTTTGGTCATGATGTTAGTCAAATCCTTAAACGGATAGAAAAGCACAAAGTAAACACCTTCGGTGAATGCAGCGATACGTTAATTTGGCCAACTACTCGCTCTGAAGCAAAGCAGTTACTCGATTTTTTCTGTGACCACTTACTGGTTCATTTTGGTCAGTTTCAAGATGCCATGACATGCCAGTCCCAGCACCAATGGTCTTTGTACCACAGCCGCTTATCGTTTGCTCTTAATACGAAAATGCTGCACCCGATGCAGGTCATCGAGCAAGTGTTAACTAGCTTTGATAAGCAACCTATTGATATTGCGCAAGTCGAAGGTTTTATTCGGCAGATTCTCGGCTGGCGTGAGTATGTACGAGGTATTTATTGGCAAAACATGCCTGATTACGCCAGCAAAAATGCCTTAAATGCCAAGCGTGCCCTGCCCGACTATTTTTGGCATGGCAAAACAAACATGAATTGTATGCACCATGCCATTACACAAAGTCTGCAAACGGCTTATGCACACCACATACAACGTTTGATGATCACAGGTAACTTTTGCTTATTAACCGCTATTGAGCCAAGTGAAGTAGATGACTGGTACCTTGGTATTTATATCGACGCCATAGAATGGGTAGAAATGCCCAACACTCGGGGAATGAGCCAATTTGCTGACGGGGGATTAATTGCCACTAAACCCTATGCTGCCAGTGGTAATTACATCAACAAAATGAGTGATTACTGCAAACACTGTAGTTATAACATTAAAGAAAAAGCCACTGAGGATGCTTGCCCATTCAACAGCCTGTATTGGTATTTTATGTTAGAGCACGAACAACAGCTATCGCAAAACCCACGTATCGGTATGATTTATAACAACTGGTATAAGCAAGATGAGTCAGTTCAGCAAGCCACTCTCAAACGTGCTAACTGGTGCTTGGATAATTTAGAAAAGCTTTAA
- a CDS encoding GrxA family glutaredoxin: MLTVIFGREGCPYCVRAKDVAEKLANERDDFKYRYIDIIKEGISKADLEQSAGKPCPTVPQIFIDQAHIGGFTEFEAYAKENLGLYQ; this comes from the coding sequence ATGTTAACTGTAATTTTTGGCCGTGAAGGCTGCCCATACTGTGTTCGTGCAAAAGACGTTGCAGAAAAACTAGCAAATGAGCGTGACGATTTTAAATACCGTTATATCGATATCATTAAAGAAGGCATCAGCAAAGCAGATTTAGAACAGTCTGCAGGTAAACCTTGCCCAACCGTACCACAGATTTTTATTGACCAAGCTCACATTGGTGGCTTCACTGAATTCGAAGCGTACGCTAAAGAAAATTTAGGGTTATATCAATAA
- a CDS encoding DEAD/DEAH box helicase, with the protein MSEPVTFESLNLSPAILKAVEELGYKTPSEIQAQCIPLLLERKDVLGLAQTGTGKTAAFALPLLNNIDPSVKQPQILVLTPTRELAIQVAEAFEQYAKHTRGVEVLALYGGQSYSIQLSALRRGAQIIVATPGRLIDHINRGTIKFESLQALVLDEADEMLRMGFIDDVESIMEKTPREKQTCLFSATMPKQIQNISSKYMNEPEQVHISARNSTVSTVEQVFWNAHVHKNKAIVRFLEAEQYDGAIVFVRTRNDTVQLAELLEREGFSAAPLNGDMNQQARERTVDRLKNGLVDIVIATDVAARGLDVDRLSLVINYDIPQDSEAYVHRIGRTGRAGRTGKAILFVKHNERYLLKNIIRHTKSDIAQVDLPTAKVVEEKRIKALQDKLTIALENKDITFFNQVAANMAEKLELSTEDLAGALLCLAQQQSPIKVEEVKVQPRGERSDRGDRRRNERGDRGGERSARERKPREPRERNSRSMGPMDTYRIEVGREHGVQVKNIVGAIANEADISSKFIGDIRLHDSHSTVQLPQDMPKDVLDHFQKVFICKRPMNMTLTQDQGPAAPRSERPSGDRGDKKRNFKDRGEKRGGPRKERRPVSFTSN; encoded by the coding sequence ATGTCAGAACCAGTCACGTTTGAATCTCTAAATCTTTCTCCTGCAATCCTTAAAGCAGTTGAAGAGTTGGGTTACAAGACTCCATCTGAAATCCAAGCTCAATGTATACCGTTATTGCTAGAAAGAAAGGACGTACTGGGACTAGCGCAAACGGGTACAGGTAAAACAGCAGCATTTGCACTGCCGTTACTAAATAATATTGACCCGTCTGTGAAGCAGCCACAGATCCTTGTTTTAACGCCTACGCGTGAACTTGCGATCCAAGTAGCTGAGGCATTCGAACAATATGCTAAGCATACTCGTGGTGTTGAAGTTTTAGCCCTTTATGGTGGCCAAAGCTATAGCATCCAACTAAGTGCACTTCGTCGTGGCGCGCAAATCATTGTTGCAACGCCAGGTCGCTTAATTGACCACATTAACCGTGGCACAATCAAGTTTGAGAGCTTACAAGCCCTTGTTCTTGATGAAGCAGACGAAATGTTACGCATGGGCTTCATTGATGATGTAGAAAGCATCATGGAGAAAACGCCACGTGAAAAGCAAACATGTCTTTTCTCTGCGACCATGCCTAAGCAAATTCAAAATATCAGCAGCAAATATATGAATGAGCCTGAGCAAGTTCATATCTCTGCGCGTAACTCAACGGTATCAACTGTTGAGCAAGTATTTTGGAATGCGCACGTACACAAAAACAAAGCAATCGTTCGCTTCTTAGAAGCTGAACAATACGATGGCGCAATTGTTTTCGTACGTACACGTAACGACACGGTACAGTTAGCTGAATTACTTGAGCGCGAAGGTTTCTCTGCGGCACCACTTAATGGTGACATGAACCAACAAGCACGTGAACGCACAGTAGATCGTTTGAAAAACGGCCTAGTTGATATCGTTATTGCAACAGACGTTGCTGCACGTGGTCTTGATGTAGACCGTTTAAGCTTAGTTATCAACTACGATATCCCACAAGATTCAGAAGCCTACGTTCACCGTATTGGTCGTACTGGTCGTGCGGGTCGTACTGGTAAAGCGATTCTTTTCGTAAAACATAACGAGCGTTATTTACTTAAAAATATCATTCGTCATACGAAATCTGATATCGCACAAGTTGATTTGCCAACTGCAAAAGTCGTTGAAGAAAAGCGTATTAAAGCGCTTCAAGACAAACTAACGATTGCTCTTGAAAACAAAGACATCACTTTCTTCAATCAAGTTGCTGCTAACATGGCAGAAAAACTTGAGTTAAGTACTGAAGACTTAGCAGGTGCGTTACTTTGTTTAGCGCAGCAACAATCACCAATCAAGGTTGAAGAAGTTAAAGTTCAACCGCGTGGCGAACGAAGCGATCGTGGCGACCGTCGTCGCAACGAACGTGGTGATCGTGGTGGTGAGCGTTCTGCACGCGAGCGTAAACCACGTGAGCCGCGTGAGCGCAATAGCCGCAGCATGGGCCCTATGGATACTTATCGTATCGAAGTAGGTCGTGAGCACGGTGTACAAGTTAAAAATATCGTTGGTGCGATTGCTAACGAAGCTGATATCTCAAGCAAATTCATTGGTGATATCCGCTTACATGACAGTCACAGTACAGTACAGTTACCACAGGACATGCCAAAAGATGTGCTTGATCACTTCCAAAAGGTATTTATCTGTAAACGTCCTATGAATATGACGCTAACGCAAGATCAAGGTCCTGCGGCTCCTCGCTCTGAGCGCCCAAGCGGTGACCGTGGTGATAAGAAGCGTAACTTCAAAGACCGTGGCGAAAAACGTGGTGGCCCTCGTAAAGAGCGTCGTCCAGTGAGCTTCACTTCGAACTAA
- a CDS encoding Hsp20 family protein has translation MRTVDLSPLYRSFIGFDHLASLMDAAARTDKQPSFPPYNIEALDKDKYRITMAVAGFSDSELTIESENNTLKVSGTKADKQDNAERKFIHQGIAERNFERKFQLGDHVKVLGADLENGLLSIDLEREIPEALKPRKIEIGNGKLLENK, from the coding sequence ATGCGTACAGTAGACTTATCACCACTTTATCGTTCATTCATCGGTTTCGATCATTTAGCATCATTAATGGATGCGGCAGCTCGCACAGATAAGCAGCCAAGTTTTCCTCCGTACAACATCGAAGCACTCGATAAAGACAAATATCGTATCACTATGGCTGTAGCCGGTTTTAGTGACAGTGAATTGACCATTGAGTCAGAAAACAACACATTGAAAGTCAGCGGTACTAAAGCTGATAAACAAGATAATGCTGAACGTAAGTTCATTCACCAAGGCATTGCAGAGCGTAACTTTGAGCGTAAGTTCCAATTAGGTGACCACGTTAAAGTGCTTGGCGCAGACCTTGAAAATGGCTTACTAAGTATCGATTTAGAGCGTGAAATTCCAGAAGCTTTAAAGCCACGTAAAATTGAAATCGGTAATGGTAAATTACTCGAAAACAAGTAA
- the nusA gene encoding transcription termination factor NusA, translating into MAKEILLVAEAVSNEKAVPKEKIFEALEFALATATKKKHDGEIEVRVSIDRKTGDYDTFRRWKIAEVLEDGSLENPYSEITLEAAQVEDESLQLGDYVEEQIESIKFDRITTQMAKQVIVQKVREAERALVVEEYKDQQGELVTGVVKKATRDAIVLDLGNNAEAVIYRDDMLPRENFRPGDRIRGLLYEVKPEARGAQLFVTRSKPEMLMELFRIEVPEIGEEMIELRAAARDPGSRAKIAVKSNDKRIDPVGACVGMRGARVQAVSTELGGERVDIVLYDDNPAQFVINAMAPAEVASIVMDEDTHSMDIAVEADNLAQAIGRNGQNVRLASQLTGWELNVMTVDDMREKNEAESDKLINLFTEYLDIDDEFATLLINEGFSTLEEVAYVPASEFLEIDGLDEETVDILRSRAKDALTTKALKTEESLEGAEPAEDLLALEGLERHLAFVMASKGVVTLEDLAEQGIDELVDITELSEEEAGKLIMAARNICWFADE; encoded by the coding sequence ATGGCAAAAGAAATATTATTGGTTGCTGAAGCCGTCTCTAATGAGAAAGCGGTTCCAAAAGAAAAGATTTTTGAAGCGTTAGAGTTCGCATTAGCGACTGCAACAAAGAAAAAACACGATGGCGAAATCGAAGTTCGCGTATCAATCGATCGTAAAACTGGTGATTACGACACATTCCGTCGTTGGAAGATTGCTGAAGTTCTTGAAGATGGTTCTTTAGAAAACCCTTACAGCGAAATCACACTTGAAGCGGCACAGGTTGAAGACGAAAGCCTACAATTAGGTGACTACGTTGAAGAACAAATCGAGTCAATCAAGTTTGACCGTATTACAACACAAATGGCTAAGCAAGTTATCGTACAAAAAGTACGTGAAGCTGAGCGTGCATTAGTTGTTGAGGAATACAAAGATCAACAAGGCGAATTAGTAACTGGTGTTGTTAAAAAAGCAACCCGTGACGCTATCGTACTTGACCTTGGTAACAATGCTGAAGCGGTTATTTACCGTGATGATATGTTACCGCGTGAAAACTTCCGTCCAGGTGACCGTATCCGTGGTCTTCTTTACGAAGTTAAGCCTGAAGCACGTGGCGCGCAGTTATTTGTAACGCGTTCTAAGCCAGAAATGCTAATGGAACTTTTCCGCATTGAGGTGCCAGAGATTGGCGAAGAGATGATTGAACTACGTGCAGCTGCACGTGATCCAGGTTCTCGTGCAAAAATCGCGGTAAAATCTAACGACAAACGTATCGACCCTGTAGGTGCGTGTGTTGGTATGCGTGGTGCACGTGTACAAGCTGTTTCAACTGAGCTTGGTGGTGAGCGTGTTGATATCGTTCTTTACGATGACAACCCAGCGCAATTCGTTATCAATGCAATGGCGCCAGCAGAAGTTGCGTCAATCGTAATGGACGAAGATACACATTCAATGGATATCGCTGTTGAAGCGGATAACCTAGCACAAGCAATCGGTCGTAATGGTCAAAACGTTCGTCTTGCTAGCCAGTTAACTGGTTGGGAATTAAACGTAATGACAGTTGATGACATGCGTGAAAAGAACGAAGCTGAATCAGATAAGCTAATCAACTTATTCACTGAATACCTAGATATTGATGATGAGTTTGCAACATTACTTATCAACGAAGGTTTCTCAACGCTTGAAGAAGTGGCTTATGTACCTGCATCAGAATTCTTAGAAATCGACGGTTTAGATGAAGAAACAGTTGATATCTTACGTTCACGTGCAAAAGACGCATTAACAACTAAAGCGCTTAAAACTGAAGAAAGCCTAGAAGGTGCAGAACCTGCAGAAGACCTACTAGCGCTTGAAGGCTTAGAGCGTCACCTTGCATTTGTTATGGCAAGTAAAGGTGTAGTAACACTTGAAGACTTAGCTGAACAAGGCATTGATGAGTTAGTAGACATCACTGAACTTTCAGAAGAAGAAGCTGGTAAGCTAATTATGGCTGCGCGTAACATTTGTTGGTTCGCAGACGAGTAA
- a CDS encoding TlpA family protein disulfide reductase: MAVVVYAVTAFQQRNLLSTDKTPAPYFNLATLKDPTERMTIAQLQGKQTVVYFFAPWCSICRYSMPNLEKAHQQGKLNAIAIALDYQNIAEVKQFTDSLELTMPVLLGSKSTGQDYKISAYPTYYVIDEQLAITAHSMGYSTELGLRMRTLD; encoded by the coding sequence ATGGCGGTCGTTGTGTATGCCGTGACCGCATTTCAGCAACGTAATTTACTCTCAACAGATAAAACTCCTGCCCCCTATTTTAATTTAGCCACGCTAAAAGACCCGACAGAGCGGATGACCATTGCACAATTACAAGGAAAACAAACAGTGGTGTATTTCTTTGCGCCTTGGTGCTCAATTTGTCGCTACAGTATGCCAAATTTAGAAAAGGCTCATCAGCAAGGTAAGTTGAATGCCATAGCAATTGCCCTCGATTACCAAAACATTGCTGAAGTTAAACAGTTTACCGATTCACTCGAATTAACGATGCCGGTGTTACTTGGCAGTAAAAGTACGGGTCAAGATTATAAAATCAGTGCCTACCCAACTTATTATGTTATTGATGAGCAGTTGGCTATTACTGCGCATTCTATGGGTTACTCAACAGAACTTGGGCTCAGGATGCGCACACTTGATTAG
- a CDS encoding DUF4124 domain-containing protein — protein sequence MKISLHLLFISLLVCPLAHSTVYHCEKNGVAEFSQQPCGKDAKLITVKEQNPHLSSASDNAAQASAGQDTAEIDRYIRLKQIDAQIAEHNNKIDTFKLKMDREIVALSEQSDAQLRNLVGAKKQAAIAKQMTAVSERYGVLIDNEQRSIDRLTAEKYTLTSSANTVANNEVASFIRSKQIMRKISEHENKIDTYQSELNMQMSELEQQLSSRPRNLADANSDNALADKMTALTSRFNTLIAIEQKQIDRLNSELTKL from the coding sequence ATGAAAATTAGCTTACATTTACTATTTATAAGCCTGTTAGTTTGCCCTTTGGCCCACAGCACTGTTTACCACTGTGAAAAAAACGGTGTTGCTGAATTTAGCCAACAGCCCTGTGGCAAAGATGCAAAGTTGATTACTGTAAAAGAGCAAAACCCACACCTTTCGAGCGCGTCAGATAACGCAGCACAAGCATCAGCAGGTCAAGATACCGCTGAGATTGATCGTTATATTCGTTTAAAGCAAATTGATGCGCAAATAGCAGAACATAACAATAAAATTGACACATTCAAGCTCAAAATGGACAGGGAAATAGTGGCTTTATCTGAGCAATCAGATGCTCAGCTGCGTAACTTGGTGGGGGCTAAAAAACAAGCTGCAATCGCCAAGCAAATGACCGCGGTATCTGAGCGTTACGGCGTACTTATCGACAATGAGCAGCGCAGTATTGATAGACTCACGGCTGAAAAATACACTTTAACATCATCTGCTAATACGGTTGCTAATAATGAGGTTGCTAGTTTTATTCGCTCAAAACAAATTATGCGTAAAATTTCAGAGCATGAAAATAAAATTGATACCTATCAAAGTGAGTTAAACATGCAAATGTCAGAGCTTGAGCAACAACTAAGTAGCCGCCCTCGTAATTTGGCTGATGCGAATAGCGATAACGCACTAGCTGACAAAATGACAGCTTTAACGAGTCGTTTTAACACCTTAATCGCCATTGAACAAAAACAAATAGATAGGCTCAACAGCGAATTGACCAAGCTATGA
- the rimP gene encoding ribosome maturation factor RimP, whose amino-acid sequence MTKLEQDLLAMLSPAVEMLGFELHGLEFVQAGRHSTLRVYIDHDAGITVDNCADVSRQVSAILDVEDPITNEYDLEVSSPGVDRPLFKQDHYEKAQGEEVRVRTKLPQDGRRNFKGDLVSVSSDMITLSADGAEHMIMLSNIERANIIAKF is encoded by the coding sequence GTGACAAAACTTGAGCAAGATTTATTAGCCATGCTCTCACCGGCCGTTGAAATGTTAGGCTTTGAGTTACATGGTCTTGAGTTTGTGCAAGCTGGTCGCCACTCTACATTACGTGTTTATATCGATCACGATGCAGGGATTACGGTTGACAATTGTGCCGACGTTAGTCGTCAAGTTAGCGCAATTTTAGACGTCGAAGACCCAATTACAAATGAATATGATTTGGAAGTTTCGTCTCCTGGTGTTGATCGTCCATTATTCAAACAAGATCACTACGAGAAGGCGCAAGGAGAAGAAGTACGCGTGCGTACTAAGCTTCCGCAAGATGGTCGTCGTAACTTTAAAGGCGATTTAGTATCAGTTAGCAGTGATATGATCACACTTTCAGCAGATGGCGCTGAGCATATGATTATGCTTAGTAACATTGAACGTGCGAACATCATCGCAAAGTTTTAA